A window of Calditrichia bacterium contains these coding sequences:
- a CDS encoding bile acid:sodium symporter family protein yields MLDIDAIQLNFDPGSLLALNIILGIVMFGVAIDMRLSDFRTIISLPRSMLVGMTGQFLLLPAVTYLLVRLMAPHPSIALGMMLVAACPGGNISNFITHFAKGNTALSVAMSATSTMAAVVMTPINFAFWASQYEPTAAILKEVALSPLDLMGTVFLLLGLPMTVGLLISHHFPQWAERAKKPLRYFSMAFFGIFITGALLANLDNFMNYIGLVVLAVFLHNALAISIGYTGARLLKLPEADRRAVAIETGIQNSGLGLLLIFDFFSGLGGMALIAAWWGIWHIISGMTLAIFWSRRKSTI; encoded by the coding sequence ATGTTAGATATAGACGCAATTCAACTCAATTTTGATCCGGGAAGCTTGCTGGCACTGAACATTATTTTGGGCATCGTGATGTTTGGTGTTGCCATAGATATGCGACTCAGCGATTTTCGCACAATCATTTCACTGCCGCGTTCCATGCTGGTTGGGATGACTGGGCAATTTTTGCTCTTACCGGCGGTTACATATCTGCTGGTTCGGCTGATGGCGCCGCACCCATCCATCGCGTTGGGGATGATGTTGGTTGCCGCATGTCCGGGCGGAAATATTTCCAATTTTATTACGCATTTTGCCAAAGGGAATACGGCGCTATCGGTGGCGATGTCTGCAACATCCACGATGGCAGCTGTGGTAATGACGCCGATCAATTTTGCATTTTGGGCATCGCAATACGAACCGACCGCTGCAATTCTGAAAGAAGTTGCGCTCAGTCCGCTGGATTTGATGGGCACTGTTTTTCTGTTGCTCGGATTACCGATGACCGTTGGTTTGCTCATTTCTCACCATTTTCCGCAATGGGCGGAACGCGCCAAAAAACCGCTCCGCTATTTTTCGATGGCGTTTTTCGGCATTTTTATCACCGGTGCGTTGCTGGCGAATTTGGATAATTTCATGAATTACATAGGTTTAGTGGTGCTGGCTGTTTTCCTGCACAACGCGTTGGCGATCTCTATCGGTTACACGGGTGCGCGGCTGCTCAAATTGCCGGAAGCGGATCGGCGGGCGGTGGCCATCGAAACCGGCATCCAGAATTCCGGGCTGGGTTTACTGCTTATTTTCGATTTTTTTAGCGGATTGGGCGGGATGGCGCTCATCGCAGCGTGGTGGGGCATTTGGCACATCATCAGCGGAATGACGCTGGCGATTTTCTGGTCACGCCGGAAATCGACAATCTGA
- a CDS encoding transferase hexapeptide repeat family protein — translation MANIFEFNGYRPVVHESAVVHPNATVTGNVIIGQDVYVGPGAAIRGDWGEIIIEDGCNVQENCTIHMFPGVTVRLEKSAHIGHGAIIHGATIGRNSLVGMNAVVMDNVVIGAECIIGALCFVPEGMAIPDRKIVVGNPAKIVKDVTDEMAAWKTAGTQLYQQLPAQLSDTLKPCEPLREVPNNRPPMKRDYFPWKKGRK, via the coding sequence ATGGCAAATATTTTTGAATTCAACGGATATCGCCCTGTGGTGCATGAGAGCGCCGTTGTGCATCCGAACGCAACCGTAACCGGCAATGTGATCATCGGGCAGGATGTGTATGTCGGACCCGGCGCAGCCATTCGCGGCGATTGGGGCGAAATCATCATCGAGGACGGTTGCAATGTGCAGGAAAACTGCACCATCCACATGTTTCCGGGTGTAACTGTGCGATTGGAAAAATCGGCGCATATCGGTCACGGTGCAATTATTCACGGTGCAACAATCGGCAGAAATTCGTTGGTGGGCATGAATGCGGTGGTGATGGACAACGTGGTTATCGGCGCGGAATGTATCATCGGTGCGCTTTGTTTTGTGCCGGAGGGGATGGCAATTCCCGATCGAAAAATAGTGGTGGGCAATCCGGCAAAAATCGTAAAAGATGTCACCGATGAAATGGCGGCGTGGAAAACGGCCGGTACACAACTGTATCAACAATTGCCCGCACAGCTTAGTGACACATTAAAACCCTGCGAACCGCTGCGGGAAGTGCCCAATAACCGGCCACCGATGAAACGGGATTATTTTCCATGGAAAAAAGGTCGCAAATAA